From a region of the Halomonas sp. HL-93 genome:
- a CDS encoding ATP-binding cassette domain-containing protein produces MTANPTLHLRQVQISLNGDPLLAIDRSITPGEVLTVMGPSGSGKSTLLAYLAGFLSPTFNAQGQVFLGKMRLDTLPAEQRGLGLLFQDPLLFPHLSVAGNLRFALPRHARHKKSQIREALAQVGMAGFETRDPATLSGGQQARVALMRLLLSTPSAVLLDEPFSKLDTALRQEMRALVFSQLRDAGLPALLVTHDHADAEAAGGPIIELG; encoded by the coding sequence ATGACCGCGAATCCCACTCTGCACCTCAGGCAAGTCCAGATCTCGCTGAACGGCGACCCACTGCTTGCAATCGACAGATCGATTACCCCCGGCGAAGTATTGACCGTCATGGGCCCTTCGGGGTCGGGCAAGTCTACGCTGCTGGCCTATCTCGCCGGGTTTCTGTCGCCTACCTTCAACGCCCAGGGGCAGGTTTTTCTGGGTAAGATGCGGCTGGACACACTGCCCGCCGAGCAACGCGGGCTGGGGCTGCTGTTCCAGGACCCGCTGCTGTTTCCTCATTTAAGCGTGGCGGGCAACCTGCGTTTTGCGCTCCCCCGCCATGCGCGGCATAAAAAATCCCAGATCCGCGAGGCCCTTGCCCAGGTCGGCATGGCGGGCTTTGAAACGCGGGACCCGGCGACGCTCTCCGGTGGCCAGCAGGCCCGCGTCGCTTTGATGCGTCTGCTGCTGTCGACGCCCAGCGCGGTACTGCTGGACGAACCCTTTTCCAAGCTGGACACCGCGCTACGCCAGGAGATGCGCGCGCTGGTATTCAGCCAGCTGCGCGACGCCGGCCTGCCAGCGCTGCTGGTCACCCACGACCACGCGGATGCCGAGGCGGCGGGAGGGCCGATCATTGAGCTTGGCTAG
- a CDS encoding TIGR04282 family arsenosugar biosynthesis glycosyltransferase — protein MPAEQPHLHLLAKAPLPGRAKTRLMPLLGAEGAAQAHAELVRHCVANACRALPAERITLWTALDHAHPLFGELGAHFGITLRAQPGGDLGARIRHALASTPGPGMVMGSDCPSVTSDLITACAQRLTSHEVVLLPAEDGGYGLIGTQHDYPGLFELIPWGSDRVMAATRQRIEALGLRASYPATVWDVDRPADWQRWKGIQAPM, from the coding sequence ATGCCCGCTGAGCAGCCCCATCTACACCTGTTGGCCAAGGCCCCGCTGCCCGGGCGGGCGAAAACGCGCCTGATGCCGCTGCTCGGCGCCGAGGGCGCCGCCCAGGCCCACGCCGAGCTGGTACGCCACTGTGTGGCCAATGCCTGCCGGGCGCTGCCCGCCGAGCGCATCACGCTGTGGACCGCCCTCGACCATGCCCACCCGCTGTTTGGTGAGCTGGGCGCCCATTTCGGCATTACCCTGCGCGCCCAGCCTGGGGGCGATCTGGGTGCGCGTATCCGCCACGCGCTGGCGAGCACACCGGGGCCCGGCATGGTCATGGGCAGCGACTGCCCAAGCGTCACCAGCGACTTGATCACAGCCTGCGCGCAACGCCTGACCAGCCACGAGGTCGTCCTGCTGCCCGCCGAAGACGGTGGCTACGGGTTGATCGGCACCCAGCACGATTACCCCGGGCTGTTTGAGCTGATTCCCTGGGGGAGCGACCGGGTCATGGCCGCCACCCGCCAGCGTATTGAGGCGCTCGGCCTGCGTGCCAGCTATCCCGCAACGGTGTGGGACGTCGACCGCCCCGCCGACTGGCAGCGCTGGAAAGGCATTCAGGCGCCGATGTAA
- a CDS encoding TIGR04283 family arsenosugar biosynthesis glycosyltransferase, with the protein MPVLNEAAGLEATLEALQPVRAQGAEVIVVDGGSVDESVALATPLADRVISGVPGRAWQMNLGAQQASAQALVFLHADTQLPDNAVSQITKALARHAWGRFSIELTGRSRWLPVVGWMMNQRSRLTGVATGDQAIFVRTATFRHLGGFADQPLMEDVELTKRLRRVSRPACLAAKVISSGRRWDQYGAWATIRLMWRLRYRYWRGVSPTQLAKEYRDAR; encoded by the coding sequence ATGCCGGTGCTCAACGAAGCCGCTGGCCTTGAAGCCACCCTAGAGGCACTTCAGCCGGTGCGCGCCCAGGGCGCTGAAGTCATCGTTGTGGATGGCGGCAGCGTTGATGAGAGCGTGGCGCTGGCGACGCCGCTGGCGGATAGAGTCATCAGCGGTGTGCCGGGCCGCGCGTGGCAAATGAACCTGGGCGCGCAGCAGGCCAGTGCCCAGGCGCTGGTGTTCCTGCATGCCGACACCCAACTACCCGATAATGCCGTGAGCCAGATCACTAAGGCGCTGGCCCGCCACGCCTGGGGGCGATTCTCGATTGAGCTGACAGGCCGCAGTCGCTGGCTGCCCGTGGTCGGGTGGATGATGAACCAGCGCTCAAGGCTCACCGGCGTCGCCACCGGCGACCAGGCGATCTTCGTGCGTACCGCCACGTTTCGCCACCTCGGCGGGTTTGCCGACCAGCCGCTGATGGAAGACGTGGAACTGACGAAACGCCTCAGACGCGTATCACGCCCCGCCTGCCTGGCGGCGAAAGTGATAAGCTCGGGCAGGCGTTGGGATCAATACGGCGCCTGGGCCACCATCCGCTTGATGTGGCGGCTGCGCTATCGTTACTGGCGCGGCGTTAGCCCCACTCAACTCGCCAAGGAGTACCGCGATGCCCGCTGA
- a CDS encoding aminoglycoside phosphotransferase family protein, protein MPTLSETRIQTLAGELQRAGIGYRALSPMADTGLAHDHVWLHRDGDDWVARLPKQSQMNLGPKENLAYEAACYARASQGGHVPRLHGLLDVSDALPRGGLLVEAIDGRLARLPEDLPRIAETLASLHRLPLPDKPAPLLSPADPWRAMREEVARQSEWLAQADLSSDVIDQIHAELDALPAVLADAKRCLISFDTHPGNFLIDAQGRAVLVDLEKGRYGLPGIDLAHTSLYTSTTWDLNSQAVLSLDEVVDFYRGWQAAMGDSPSAETLVACRRATWLWSLTWCAKWRAQHLRARDARQRGEDWSAELTDPTVIAHVRDRVEHYLSPSIIDRVQDELQRLRATL, encoded by the coding sequence ATGCCGACACTCTCAGAGACGCGAATACAGACGCTGGCGGGCGAATTACAGCGGGCGGGGATTGGCTACCGCGCGCTTTCGCCCATGGCGGATACCGGGCTTGCCCACGATCACGTGTGGCTACACCGCGACGGCGACGACTGGGTGGCGCGGCTGCCCAAGCAGAGCCAGATGAACCTGGGGCCAAAAGAGAACCTGGCCTACGAGGCGGCGTGCTACGCCCGCGCCAGCCAGGGCGGGCATGTGCCGCGCCTGCATGGCCTGCTGGACGTCAGCGACGCCCTGCCCCGAGGCGGCCTGCTGGTGGAGGCTATCGACGGCCGCTTGGCGCGACTGCCGGAGGATCTGCCGCGCATCGCCGAGACGCTTGCCAGCCTGCATCGCTTGCCGCTGCCGGATAAGCCCGCCCCACTGCTGTCGCCGGCTGATCCATGGCGGGCCATGCGCGAAGAAGTCGCCCGTCAGTCTGAGTGGCTCGCGCAGGCGGACTTGAGCAGCGACGTCATCGACCAAATCCACGCTGAGCTAGACGCTCTTCCAGCGGTGCTTGCCGATGCCAAACGCTGCCTGATCAGCTTTGACACCCACCCCGGCAACTTCCTGATCGATGCCCAGGGGCGCGCGGTGCTGGTCGACCTGGAAAAGGGCCGCTACGGCCTGCCGGGGATCGACCTGGCCCACACCAGTCTTTATACCTCCACGACCTGGGATCTCAACAGCCAGGCGGTTCTCTCGCTGGACGAGGTGGTCGATTTTTACCGCGGCTGGCAGGCCGCCATGGGCGACTCCCCCAGCGCCGAGACCCTGGTCGCCTGCCGCCGCGCCACCTGGCTGTGGTCGCTGACCTGGTGCGCCAAGTGGCGCGCCCAGCACCTGCGCGCCAGGGATGCCCGGCAGCGCGGCGAGGACTGGTCGGCAGAGCTTACCGATCCCACCGTGATTGCCCACGTGCGCGACCGGGTGGAACACTACCTGTCGCCGTCGATCATCGACCGTGTTCAGGACGAACTGCAGCGCCTGCGCGCCACGCTTTAA
- a CDS encoding META domain-containing protein, protein MTMKGGRLCLWLAPVALLLSACSSAPGPSSSPEDAPSSDSLSGPVVEQRWDLLLVGTNERLSMPETPFFEIDRDGRVSGHDGCNRFTGKAKLGDSQRIEISELSTTRKACPNQEDAQRITDMLENAYRYLVDHDRLVFFGPDSRVLGGWRESN, encoded by the coding sequence ATGACCATGAAAGGCGGGCGATTATGCCTTTGGCTGGCCCCGGTCGCACTGCTGCTTAGCGCCTGCAGCAGTGCGCCAGGCCCAAGCTCATCGCCAGAGGACGCGCCGAGCAGCGACTCGCTTTCCGGGCCGGTCGTCGAGCAGCGCTGGGATCTACTGCTGGTGGGTACCAATGAACGGCTGTCGATGCCGGAGACCCCCTTTTTTGAAATCGACCGGGACGGTCGGGTCAGCGGCCACGACGGCTGTAATCGGTTTACCGGTAAGGCCAAGCTGGGCGATAGCCAGCGTATCGAAATAAGTGAGCTATCCACCACGCGTAAAGCGTGCCCCAACCAGGAAGATGCGCAGCGGATAACGGACATGCTCGAGAACGCCTATCGCTACTTGGTCGACCATGATCGGCTGGTGTTTTTCGGCCCGGATAGCCGGGTACTGGGTGGCTGGCGAGAATCGAACTAG
- a CDS encoding FAD-dependent oxidoreductase encodes MIQLLLIGAGHAHAFVLEAFARHPDARVAITVVSDSPMAAYSGSVPAWLAGECSLRDTQIDVAALCQRAGARFVSSPVVAIDSKTRHVSLANGETLHFDVASLNVGSTLALPTLHGDHLPHLLAMRPLSSLHHRWQALRNDIERLPQVGHQRVVSVGGGAAGCETLLSVLAQVRHQRPDIHWSGHVLSASQTLLPDAGRLPRWLTRRALARAGIQLHLQQRGASLVEGGVATTQGGFIAADIVLWATGAVGHDWLSNTQLPLDAQGFIRVEKTLEVAGQPGIFAAGDCAACDPPLPNAGVYAVRMGPHLADNLRRACHGESLTDWQPPARVLALIGTGDGRAIASRGALGVSGRWVWEWKKRIDARFLARFNPPFEDQ; translated from the coding sequence ATGATCCAGCTGTTACTCATCGGCGCGGGCCATGCCCACGCCTTCGTACTGGAAGCCTTTGCCCGACACCCCGATGCCAGGGTGGCCATCACCGTGGTGAGCGACAGTCCCATGGCCGCGTATTCAGGCAGTGTCCCGGCCTGGCTGGCGGGTGAATGTTCGCTGCGTGACACCCAGATCGACGTTGCGGCACTCTGCCAGCGGGCAGGCGCGCGGTTTGTATCTTCACCGGTGGTGGCCATTGACAGCAAAACGCGCCACGTCAGCTTGGCCAACGGCGAGACGCTGCACTTTGACGTGGCCTCGCTCAATGTAGGCTCGACCCTGGCGTTGCCCACGCTGCATGGCGACCACCTTCCGCATCTCCTGGCCATGCGTCCGCTCAGCTCGTTGCATCATCGCTGGCAGGCATTGCGCAACGATATCGAACGGCTCCCCCAGGTCGGCCACCAGCGCGTGGTGAGCGTCGGGGGCGGGGCAGCAGGCTGTGAAACCTTGCTGAGCGTACTGGCCCAGGTGCGCCACCAACGCCCGGATATCCACTGGTCGGGGCATGTGCTCAGCGCCTCGCAGACGCTGCTGCCCGACGCAGGTCGGCTGCCCCGCTGGCTGACCCGGCGCGCGTTAGCCAGGGCAGGCATTCAGCTGCATCTCCAGCAGCGCGGAGCTTCGCTAGTCGAGGGCGGTGTCGCCACCACCCAGGGCGGCTTCATCGCCGCCGACATCGTGCTGTGGGCCACCGGGGCGGTCGGCCACGACTGGCTTTCCAACACCCAACTGCCGCTGGACGCTCAGGGGTTTATCCGGGTTGAAAAGACGCTGGAAGTCGCGGGACAGCCGGGGATCTTTGCCGCTGGCGACTGCGCCGCCTGCGACCCACCCCTGCCCAACGCCGGGGTATATGCGGTACGCATGGGACCCCATCTGGCCGACAACCTGCGCCGCGCTTGCCACGGCGAGTCACTCACCGACTGGCAGCCCCCAGCACGCGTCCTCGCGCTGATCGGCACCGGCGACGGTCGCGCCATCGCCAGTCGAGGCGCCCTGGGCGTTTCGGGCAGGTGGGTGTGGGAATGGAAAAAGCGGATCGATGCGCGCTTTCTAGCCCGCTTCAATCCGCCTTTTGAAGACCAATGA
- a CDS encoding TauD/TfdA dioxygenase family protein, with protein MATSSDKFLNTPPTLPPLDPDHMSLFEQAGLTVKPLEPLGVEIYGADVRTRLPQPVIDALEVEMAHRGFIVFKHQTELSADELVEASTWWGAGEIHSTHGVHPATPGMNRDVFRCSNDNRYGILGVGPQWHNDGSFEAAIFSHSAYYMARAPEQGGGTHFAHQGAAFDALPEAKQAFWERLVSVNSASGVSHPVVHTHPISGRKSVWLHLGMTGAVIERLPEDGRPIDELQQTPAATDQLRLLNEDEMKQLLSDYNDLLNASFEKGFGIRYHYDTGDLLYIDNWALAHRAAPEAHMSAEEQGLRIMDRVTVKARQNLAPHFGLPQHINLAGPHPFNSDGVWKAGGVGFRWKDDIPMQN; from the coding sequence ATGGCAACATCCTCCGATAAGTTCCTGAACACGCCACCCACCCTACCGCCGCTCGACCCTGACCACATGTCGCTGTTCGAGCAAGCGGGACTGACGGTCAAGCCTCTGGAACCACTGGGCGTTGAAATATACGGCGCCGATGTTCGCACCCGGCTCCCCCAGCCCGTTATCGACGCTCTGGAAGTGGAAATGGCCCATCGCGGGTTCATCGTCTTCAAGCACCAGACGGAGCTTTCGGCGGATGAACTGGTCGAGGCCAGCACGTGGTGGGGCGCGGGCGAAATCCATTCGACCCACGGCGTTCATCCGGCAACGCCAGGCATGAACCGGGATGTCTTCCGCTGCTCTAACGACAACCGCTACGGCATCCTGGGCGTGGGGCCCCAGTGGCACAACGACGGCAGCTTCGAAGCCGCCATCTTCTCGCATTCCGCTTACTACATGGCCCGGGCACCCGAACAGGGCGGTGGCACGCACTTCGCCCACCAGGGCGCCGCCTTCGACGCGCTCCCCGAAGCAAAGCAGGCTTTCTGGGAGCGCCTTGTCTCGGTCAATTCCGCCTCAGGAGTGAGCCACCCCGTCGTCCACACCCACCCCATCTCGGGGCGCAAGAGCGTATGGCTGCACCTGGGCATGACCGGCGCGGTAATCGAACGGCTGCCGGAAGACGGACGCCCCATCGACGAACTGCAACAGACCCCTGCCGCTACCGACCAGCTTCGCCTGCTCAACGAAGACGAGATGAAACAGCTTTTGAGCGACTACAACGATCTGTTGAATGCGTCGTTCGAGAAAGGCTTCGGGATACGTTACCACTACGACACCGGCGACCTGCTGTACATCGACAACTGGGCACTGGCGCACCGGGCAGCGCCGGAGGCGCACATGTCCGCCGAAGAGCAGGGCCTGCGGATCATGGACCGGGTGACGGTCAAAGCCAGGCAGAACCTGGCGCCCCACTTTGGCTTGCCCCAGCACATCAACCTTGCCGGCCCGCATCCCTTCAACAGCGACGGCGTCTGGAAAGCCGGGGGCGTAGGCTTTCGCTGGAAAGATGACATCCCCATGCAAAACTAG
- a CDS encoding ABC transporter substrate-binding protein, translating to MLNARRFTLMAPLLALALPAAAAPDPGNWQAVLAEAEGQTVYWNAWGGDSRTNRYIDWVAEQMQAQHNIDVEHVKLDDTSSAVSRVLAEKQAGNDDEGSIDLIWINGENFAAMRDRDLLFGPFAESLPNFALTNAAENPEVVTDFTLPTDGYESPWGKAQITFYYDADQVETPPQDMQALLDWARANPGQFSYPKIPDFTGSTFLKQALIELTDQDEALYQPVEESDFEAVTEALWAYLDALHPHLWRSGRSFPDSGPNLRTLMSDGELSLAFSFYPTDAAVAVREYELPESVRSYVLDGGTLGNVHFVAIPYNSPHKAGAMVLADFLMSPEAQAQKQSLEMWGDRSVLDIEQLDADNQALFEQGDRHPSELPADALSKTLPEPHPSWMTALQDAWLERYGVN from the coding sequence ATGTTGAATGCCCGCCGTTTTACCCTGATGGCCCCTCTATTGGCACTGGCGCTGCCCGCCGCGGCAGCCCCCGACCCCGGTAACTGGCAAGCGGTGTTAGCCGAGGCCGAAGGCCAAACCGTTTACTGGAACGCCTGGGGCGGGGACTCGCGTACCAACCGCTATATCGACTGGGTGGCCGAGCAAATGCAGGCGCAGCACAACATTGACGTTGAGCACGTAAAACTGGACGACACCAGCAGTGCGGTGTCCCGGGTACTGGCCGAGAAGCAGGCGGGCAACGACGACGAAGGCAGCATCGACCTGATCTGGATCAACGGCGAAAACTTTGCCGCGATGCGTGACCGCGACCTGCTGTTTGGCCCCTTCGCCGAATCGCTGCCCAATTTTGCGCTGACCAACGCCGCCGAGAACCCCGAAGTGGTGACCGACTTCACGCTGCCCACCGACGGCTACGAGTCACCCTGGGGAAAGGCGCAGATCACCTTCTATTACGACGCTGATCAGGTCGAAACGCCGCCCCAGGACATGCAGGCGCTGCTTGACTGGGCGCGCGCCAACCCCGGCCAATTCAGCTACCCGAAAATCCCCGATTTCACCGGCAGCACCTTTTTAAAGCAGGCGCTGATCGAGCTGACCGACCAGGATGAGGCGCTTTATCAGCCCGTTGAGGAGAGCGATTTCGAGGCGGTCACCGAAGCACTATGGGCCTATCTGGATGCACTCCATCCACACCTCTGGCGCAGCGGGCGCAGCTTCCCCGACTCAGGCCCCAACCTGCGCACGCTGATGAGCGATGGCGAGCTGAGCCTGGCGTTTTCGTTCTACCCCACCGATGCCGCCGTGGCGGTAAGGGAATACGAACTGCCCGAGAGCGTTCGCAGCTATGTCCTGGACGGCGGCACTCTGGGTAACGTTCACTTCGTGGCGATCCCCTACAACTCACCCCACAAGGCCGGCGCCATGGTACTGGCCGACTTTCTGATGTCACCGGAAGCCCAGGCCCAGAAGCAGTCGCTCGAGATGTGGGGCGACCGCAGCGTGCTGGATATCGAACAGCTCGACGCCGATAACCAGGCGCTGTTCGAGCAGGGTGATCGCCACCCGTCCGAACTTCCGGCGGACGCCCTGTCCAAAACGCTCCCCGAGCCGCACCCGAGCTGGATGACGGCGCTACAGGATGCCTGGCTCGAGCGTTACGGCGTTAACTGA
- a CDS encoding ABC transporter permease, giving the protein MLRLAPALLITLLALPVGAGLLMVLLPAFGYLPALGGDAVSLAPWRMLLAHPGLGRSVAVSYASGLVSTLLALAIVVLFLAASRGTWLDRGIRRLVSPLLAIPHAAVAFGLAFLMAPSGLLARWVSPGLTGWERPPDWLIVNDPLGLALMAGLVLKEAPFLLLMCLAALPQLRPEQRVTLARSLGYSPSIAWLKGVFPALYPLIRLPIYAVIAYATSVVDMAMILGPTLPPTLSVSILTWFNDPDLERRFMASAGSVLQLGVTLAALLTWWLGEQCIKRLGYRWLVNGARRQGSFAIALGGRGLLGMTTLLALSAIGGLAVFSVAGFWRFPDALPGTFTLDHWQRVLPSVATPLLNTLSVGLAATLIAAVLVVATLENAARHRLPPQAGQWLLYLPLIIPQVAFLFGLVVAAESLSLRPQWALVMAAHLLFVVPYLYLSLSEAYRRLDPRWLQVAHSLGSSPRRAFWQIRLPLLLAPLLTACAVSLAVSIGQYLPTLLLGGGRVPTITTEAVAMASGGSRRLIAVLALLQALLPFIGFSLALLIPRLIWARRRNMRGVA; this is encoded by the coding sequence ATGCTGCGACTCGCGCCGGCGCTGCTTATTACCCTGCTGGCCCTGCCGGTGGGGGCCGGCCTGCTGATGGTGCTGCTGCCGGCGTTTGGCTACCTGCCGGCGCTCGGCGGCGACGCGGTCAGCCTTGCGCCCTGGCGAATGCTGCTCGCCCACCCCGGGCTTGGTCGCTCAGTGGCGGTGAGCTATGCCAGCGGCCTGGTGAGCACCTTGCTGGCGCTGGCCATCGTCGTGCTGTTTCTGGCCGCCAGCCGCGGCACCTGGCTGGACCGAGGCATCCGCCGCCTGGTATCACCGCTACTGGCGATCCCCCACGCGGCCGTGGCCTTTGGGCTGGCGTTCTTGATGGCGCCCTCGGGACTTCTGGCACGCTGGGTATCGCCGGGCCTTACCGGCTGGGAGCGCCCGCCCGACTGGCTCATCGTCAACGACCCCCTGGGGCTTGCGCTGATGGCCGGGCTGGTGCTCAAGGAAGCGCCGTTTCTGCTCCTCATGTGCCTGGCCGCCCTGCCTCAGCTGCGTCCCGAGCAGCGCGTAACCCTGGCGCGCTCGCTGGGTTACTCGCCGAGTATCGCCTGGTTGAAAGGCGTGTTTCCGGCGCTATACCCGCTGATTCGCCTGCCGATTTACGCAGTGATTGCCTACGCCACCTCGGTGGTCGACATGGCCATGATCCTGGGCCCGACATTGCCGCCCACGCTGAGTGTGTCGATACTGACCTGGTTCAACGACCCCGACCTGGAGCGGCGCTTCATGGCCTCCGCCGGGTCCGTGCTGCAGCTTGGCGTGACGCTGGCGGCGCTGCTGACCTGGTGGCTGGGCGAGCAGTGTATCAAGCGGCTCGGCTATCGATGGCTGGTCAACGGCGCGCGACGGCAGGGCTCGTTCGCCATCGCGCTGGGCGGACGCGGGCTGCTGGGCATGACCACCCTGCTGGCGCTGAGCGCCATTGGCGGGCTGGCGGTATTTTCGGTGGCCGGTTTCTGGCGCTTTCCTGACGCCTTGCCCGGAACGTTCACCCTGGACCATTGGCAGCGCGTGTTGCCCAGCGTCGCTACACCGCTACTCAATACGCTGAGCGTCGGGCTTGCCGCGACGCTGATCGCTGCGGTGCTGGTCGTGGCCACGCTTGAAAACGCAGCGCGGCACCGGCTCCCGCCTCAAGCAGGCCAGTGGCTACTGTACCTACCGCTGATTATCCCTCAGGTGGCGTTCCTGTTTGGCCTGGTGGTCGCGGCGGAAAGCCTCAGCCTTCGCCCGCAGTGGGCGCTGGTAATGGCGGCGCATTTGCTGTTTGTGGTGCCCTATCTTTATCTGTCGCTTTCTGAGGCGTATCGGCGGCTTGACCCGCGCTGGCTGCAAGTCGCGCATTCGTTGGGGTCCTCTCCCAGGAGAGCCTTCTGGCAGATACGGCTGCCGCTGCTGCTGGCGCCGCTGCTGACCGCCTGCGCGGTCAGTCTTGCCGTAAGTATCGGCCAGTATCTTCCCACGCTGTTGCTCGGCGGCGGCCGCGTGCCCACCATTACCACCGAAGCGGTGGCCATGGCTTCAGGCGGCAGTCGGCGCCTGATTGCGGTGCTCGCGCTGCTCCAGGCGCTACTGCCGTTCATCGGTTTTAGTCTTGCGCTGCTGATACCGCGCCTAATATGGGCCAGACGACGCAATATGCGAGGCGTTGCATGA
- a CDS encoding FAD-dependent oxidoreductase, whose product MNRQRLLIASLLIVAISAFFLSGAHQWFTLDTLKAYQNDFQAAFSQSPWQVAGIFFAVYVVMTALSLPGATLLTLLGGTLFGLGWGLLIISFASTIGATLAFLLSRFLFRRPIEKRFPRQFASVNRGVERDGALYLFTMRLVPVFPFFMINLVMGLTRIKTVTFYWVSQVAMLPGTAIYVNAGGQLGELETLSGILSPTLIGSFLLLAIFPWIARRLVRLVQTRKAYQGFTRPAHFDYDILVIGGGSAGLVTSYIASAVNAKVALVEKHKMGGDCLNTGCVPSKALIRAARAAHEIRTASRFGITTSDPQIDFQRVMGHVHQAIRDIEPHDSVERYRGLGVEVYQDHATLTSPWHVQVGDQTLSARHIVLATGARPKVPAIPGIESAPVLTSENLWSLTELPKRLVVLGGGAIGCELSQSFARLGSQVTLVEGMPHLLGREDQEVGEAVEATLAREGVTVMTEAKAFEVVSDDAGHQLVVEQHGERTTLAFDYLLVSVGRQANIEGLGLEALGVTTGAAGTLELNERLQTRLPNLWACGDLAGPYQLTHAAAHQAWHAAVNALFGELKSFAVDYRFMPAVTYVQPEVARVGLNEKEAIDKGIDYEVTRYAMSESDRAIAEGATEGFIKVLTVPGRDKILGATIVAENAGEWLGEFTLAMKHGLGLNKLLGTIHPYPTLGEAAKATAGVWKNAHKPERVLTLLKRYFAWRRGVAK is encoded by the coding sequence TTGAACCGACAACGCTTACTGATTGCCTCGCTACTCATCGTTGCTATCAGTGCTTTTTTCCTGAGTGGCGCCCACCAGTGGTTCACGCTCGACACCCTGAAAGCCTACCAGAATGATTTTCAGGCGGCGTTCAGCCAGTCGCCCTGGCAGGTCGCGGGGATTTTCTTTGCCGTCTACGTGGTGATGACCGCGCTGTCGCTGCCCGGCGCCACCCTGCTCACCCTGCTCGGCGGCACCCTGTTCGGACTTGGCTGGGGGCTTTTGATCATTTCCTTTGCCAGCACAATAGGTGCGACGCTGGCGTTTCTGCTGTCGCGCTTCCTGTTCCGCCGCCCCATCGAAAAGCGCTTTCCGCGCCAGTTTGCCTCGGTCAACCGCGGCGTCGAACGCGACGGCGCTTTGTATCTGTTCACCATGCGGCTGGTGCCGGTGTTCCCGTTTTTCATGATCAACCTGGTCATGGGCCTGACGCGCATCAAGACCGTCACGTTTTACTGGGTCAGCCAGGTGGCCATGCTTCCCGGCACCGCCATCTACGTCAACGCCGGGGGGCAGCTGGGCGAGCTGGAAACGCTCAGCGGTATCCTGTCGCCGACGCTGATCGGCTCCTTCCTGCTGCTGGCCATCTTCCCCTGGATCGCCCGCCGCCTCGTGCGGCTGGTCCAGACGCGCAAGGCCTACCAGGGCTTTACCCGGCCCGCGCATTTCGACTACGACATTCTGGTCATCGGCGGCGGCTCGGCGGGGCTGGTCACCAGCTATATCGCCAGCGCCGTCAATGCCAAGGTGGCGCTGGTCGAAAAGCACAAGATGGGCGGCGACTGCCTGAATACCGGCTGCGTGCCTTCCAAAGCGCTGATCCGCGCCGCCCGCGCCGCCCACGAGATTCGCACGGCCTCCCGCTTCGGGATCACCACGAGCGACCCGCAGATCGACTTCCAGCGCGTCATGGGCCACGTCCATCAGGCCATCCGCGACATCGAGCCCCACGACAGCGTCGAGCGCTACCGCGGGCTGGGCGTCGAGGTCTATCAGGACCACGCCACGCTGACCTCGCCGTGGCACGTCCAGGTCGGCGATCAGACCCTGAGCGCCCGGCATATCGTGCTGGCCACCGGGGCGCGCCCCAAGGTGCCGGCGATTCCTGGCATCGAAAGCGCGCCGGTGCTGACCTCTGAAAACCTGTGGTCGCTTACCGAACTGCCCAAACGTCTGGTGGTGCTGGGCGGGGGCGCCATCGGCTGCGAACTGAGCCAGAGCTTTGCACGTCTGGGCAGCCAGGTCACCCTGGTAGAAGGCATGCCCCATCTGCTGGGCCGCGAGGACCAGGAGGTCGGCGAGGCCGTCGAAGCCACCCTGGCCCGCGAAGGTGTGACGGTGATGACCGAGGCCAAGGCGTTTGAGGTGGTCAGCGATGACGCTGGGCATCAGCTGGTGGTCGAGCAACACGGCGAGCGCACGACGCTGGCCTTTGATTACCTGCTGGTCAGCGTTGGTCGCCAGGCCAACATCGAAGGGCTGGGGCTCGAGGCCCTCGGCGTTACCACCGGCGCCGCCGGCACCTTGGAGCTCAACGAGCGGCTGCAAACCCGGCTGCCCAACCTCTGGGCCTGCGGGGACCTCGCCGGGCCCTACCAGCTCACCCACGCAGCGGCCCACCAGGCCTGGCATGCGGCTGTGAATGCGCTGTTTGGCGAGCTGAAGAGCTTTGCGGTTGACTACCGCTTTATGCCTGCGGTTACCTACGTCCAGCCAGAGGTCGCCCGGGTCGGTCTGAACGAAAAAGAGGCAATCGACAAGGGCATTGACTATGAAGTGACCCGCTACGCCATGAGCGAAAGCGACCGCGCGATTGCCGAAGGTGCCACCGAGGGCTTTATCAAGGTGCTCACCGTGCCGGGCAGGGACAAGATTCTCGGCGCGACCATCGTCGCGGAGAACGCCGGCGAATGGCTGGGCGAGTTTACCCTGGCCATGAAACACGGCCTGGGCCTGAACAAGCTGCTGGGCACCATTCACCCCTACCCGACCCTGGGCGAGGCGGCCAAGGCCACGGCGGGCGTATGGAAAAACGCCCATAAACCCGAGCGGGTGCTGACGCTGTTGAAACGCTACTTCGCCTGGCGGCGCGGTGTCGCTAAATGA